The Deinococcus depolymerans genome includes a region encoding these proteins:
- the dnaA gene encoding chromosomal replication initiator protein DnaA produces the protein MSQEIWADVLGYVRKNISEVEYHTWFAPVKNLGVQEGSLVLGVRNSFAQEWFRKHYLELLEDALRSLGAQNPQVSFQVLPAAQDALLLPSDPPPPPPTPAGRAVPASAPVENRKVLNPKYTFENFVVGPNNNLAHAAALAVAESPGKAYNPLFIYGDVGLGKTHLMHAVGHYMTERFPGKRIEYVSTESFTNDLINAIREDRMTQFRNRYRSVDLLLVDDIQFLAGKERTQEEFFHTFNALYENHKQIILSSDRPPKDIQTLEGRLRSRFEWGLITDIQSPEYETRVAILKMNAEHNRIDIPQEVLELIARQVTTNIRELEGALMRVVAFSSLNNVPFSRAVAAKALSNVFTPQEVKVEMMDVLKQVAAHYNMPPDVIRGSGRVREVVLPRQVAQYLIRELTDHSLPEIGQFFGRDHSTVMHAINKVTEQVGREPEITAAVETLRRKMQGLEDDENEA, from the coding sequence ATCTCGCAGGAAATCTGGGCGGACGTGCTTGGGTACGTCCGCAAGAACATTTCAGAGGTGGAATACCACACGTGGTTCGCCCCCGTGAAGAACCTGGGCGTTCAGGAGGGGTCGCTGGTGCTGGGCGTGCGGAACTCGTTCGCGCAGGAGTGGTTCCGCAAGCATTACCTGGAGTTGCTGGAGGATGCGCTGCGCAGTCTGGGCGCGCAGAACCCGCAGGTGAGTTTCCAGGTGCTGCCCGCCGCGCAGGACGCCCTGCTGCTGCCCAGCGATCCGCCACCGCCGCCGCCGACCCCGGCCGGGCGGGCCGTCCCGGCGTCCGCGCCGGTCGAGAACCGCAAGGTCCTGAACCCCAAGTACACCTTCGAGAACTTCGTGGTGGGCCCGAACAACAACCTGGCGCATGCGGCGGCGCTGGCCGTCGCGGAGTCCCCCGGCAAGGCGTACAACCCGCTGTTCATCTACGGGGACGTCGGGCTGGGCAAGACCCACCTGATGCACGCGGTCGGGCATTACATGACCGAGCGTTTTCCGGGCAAGCGGATCGAGTACGTCTCGACCGAGTCGTTCACGAACGACCTGATCAACGCGATCCGCGAGGACCGCATGACGCAGTTCCGCAACCGGTACCGCTCGGTGGACCTGCTGCTGGTCGACGACATCCAGTTCCTGGCGGGGAAGGAGCGCACGCAGGAGGAGTTCTTCCACACCTTCAACGCGCTGTACGAGAACCACAAGCAGATCATCCTGAGTTCCGACCGGCCGCCGAAGGACATCCAGACGCTGGAGGGACGGCTGCGCAGCCGGTTCGAGTGGGGTCTGATCACGGACATCCAGTCGCCGGAGTACGAGACGCGCGTGGCGATCCTGAAGATGAATGCCGAGCACAACCGCATCGACATTCCGCAGGAGGTGCTCGAACTGATCGCGCGGCAGGTGACGACCAACATCCGGGAACTGGAGGGCGCGCTGATGCGGGTGGTGGCGTTTTCGAGCCTGAACAACGTGCCGTTCAGCCGGGCGGTGGCGGCCAAGGCGCTGAGCAACGTGTTCACGCCGCAGGAAGTCAAGGTCGAGATGATGGACGTGCTCAAGCAGGTGGCGGCGCACTACAACATGCCGCCGGACGTGATCCGGGGCTCCGGCCGGGTGCGTGAGGTGGTGTTGCCACGTCAGGTGGCGCAGTACCTGATCCGTGAGTTGACGGACCATTCACTGCCGGAAATCGGGCAGTTCTTCGGGCGGGATCACTCGACGGTCATGCACGCCATCAACAAGGTGACGGAGCAGGTGGGCCGGGAGCCGGAGATCACGGCGGCCGTGGAGACCCTGCGCCGCAAGATGCAGGGCCTGGAAGACGACGAGAATGAGGCATAA
- a CDS encoding NAD-dependent epimerase/dehydratase family protein produces MDILILGGTQFVGRHIVLAFLAGGHRVSILTRGQSPDELPQNVERLRGDRTGTGGLDALAGRAWDACVDVSGYTPGAVRASAAELRDRVGRYVFVSTVSVYAEPGRHPVREDDPLLPPAPEDQTEVTGASYGPLKVACEQVVQEVFGDRATVLRPQIVAGPFDHTARYPYWPDRAGGGGETLLPGSGEDHVQVIDARDLAAFTVRVAEKNLGGVFNVAGPRLSWAHFAGVLGIRRPVWVPADALEGLGLGFREVPLFIPEHAEQAGLMDVDAGRALAAGLTLRGPEVTARDTRAWSAGAGLTYALTPAREAQALARWREEQAR; encoded by the coding sequence ATGGACATCCTGATTCTGGGCGGTACGCAGTTCGTGGGCCGGCACATCGTGCTGGCGTTCCTGGCGGGCGGGCACCGCGTGAGCATCCTGACGCGCGGGCAGTCCCCGGACGAACTGCCACAGAATGTCGAGCGGCTGCGTGGCGACCGGACCGGGACCGGTGGTCTGGACGCCCTGGCGGGCCGAGCCTGGGACGCCTGCGTGGATGTCAGCGGGTACACGCCAGGGGCCGTGCGGGCGAGTGCCGCGGAGCTGCGGGACCGGGTGGGCCGCTACGTGTTCGTCAGCACGGTCAGCGTGTACGCCGAGCCGGGGCGGCACCCGGTCCGGGAGGACGACCCGCTGCTGCCGCCCGCGCCCGAGGATCAGACCGAGGTGACGGGCGCCAGTTACGGCCCGCTGAAGGTCGCCTGCGAGCAGGTCGTGCAGGAGGTGTTCGGGGACCGCGCGACGGTCCTGCGGCCGCAGATCGTGGCGGGGCCGTTCGATCACACGGCCCGCTACCCGTACTGGCCGGACCGGGCCGGTGGGGGAGGGGAGACCCTGCTGCCCGGCAGCGGCGAGGATCACGTGCAGGTGATCGACGCGCGGGACCTCGCCGCGTTCACGGTGCGGGTCGCAGAGAAGAACCTGGGAGGCGTGTTCAACGTGGCCGGGCCGCGCCTGAGCTGGGCGCACTTCGCGGGTGTGCTGGGCATCCGGCGGCCGGTGTGGGTGCCGGCGGACGCACTTGAGGGTCTGGGCCTGGGGTTCCGGGAGGTGCCGCTGTTCATTCCGGAACACGCGGAGCAGGCAGGCCTGATGGACGTGGATGCCGGGCGTGCCCTCGCGGCGGGTCTGACCCTGCGCGGCCCGGAGGTGACGGCCCGTGACACCCGCGCCTGGAGTGCCGGGGCCGGACTGACCTACGCCCTGACGCCAGCGCGCGAGGCGCAGGCCCTGGCCCGGTGGAGAGAAGAACAGGCCCGGTAG
- the dprA gene encoding DNA-processing protein DprA, giving the protein MTSRPLFADLHVPSAPEELLALLTLRFTPGLGPRRTESLRVHFGSAHAALRAPRSELRGVPGLDARSLAAIGTPKAAEQAQAELTEAARLGVTLLGRGLDGYPPALDALEDAPAVLWVLGDLPDLPVVPRAIGIVGTRAASPHAVSLTRTVAADLARADVVVVSGLARGVDTAAHGAAVEAGGLSVGVLGSAVNVIYPRENERLAERLTLVSEYPLGTGPAQHHFPTRNRLIAALSAGTLVVEGERRSGSLITATHALECGRTVFAVPGRAGDARAAGPHALIRDGAVLTESAADILTELGWGSVPQQPALNLPPEQAQVLAVIAAPSTLDDLQARTRLPLADVQTALVMLQLAGLVEEVGGRWSRR; this is encoded by the coding sequence GTGACCAGCCGTCCCCTGTTCGCCGACCTGCACGTTCCGTCCGCGCCGGAGGAACTGCTGGCGCTGCTGACCCTGCGCTTCACGCCGGGGCTGGGGCCGCGCCGCACCGAGAGCCTGCGCGTGCACTTCGGGTCGGCGCACGCGGCGCTGCGCGCCCCCCGCAGCGAACTGCGCGGCGTGCCGGGCCTGGACGCCCGCAGTCTGGCCGCCATCGGCACCCCGAAGGCCGCCGAGCAGGCCCAGGCGGAACTGACCGAGGCCGCGCGGCTGGGCGTGACCCTGCTGGGACGCGGCCTGGACGGTTACCCGCCCGCCCTGGACGCCCTGGAGGACGCCCCGGCGGTCCTGTGGGTGCTGGGCGACCTGCCGGACCTGCCGGTCGTGCCGCGCGCCATCGGGATCGTGGGCACGCGCGCCGCCAGTCCTCACGCGGTGTCGCTGACCCGCACGGTCGCGGCGGACCTGGCCCGCGCGGACGTGGTCGTGGTCAGCGGACTGGCGCGCGGCGTGGACACGGCGGCGCACGGCGCGGCGGTCGAGGCGGGCGGCCTCAGCGTGGGCGTGCTGGGCAGCGCCGTGAACGTCATCTACCCCCGCGAGAACGAGCGGCTGGCCGAACGGCTCACGCTGGTCAGCGAGTACCCGCTCGGGACCGGCCCCGCGCAGCATCACTTCCCGACCCGCAACCGCCTGATCGCCGCGCTGAGCGCCGGGACGCTGGTCGTCGAGGGCGAACGCAGGAGCGGGTCGCTGATCACCGCCACGCACGCGCTGGAGTGCGGGCGCACCGTGTTCGCCGTGCCGGGCCGCGCCGGGGATGCGCGCGCCGCCGGGCCGCACGCCCTGATCCGCGACGGCGCGGTCCTGACCGAGTCGGCCGCCGACATCCTGACCGAACTGGGCTGGGGCAGCGTGCCGCAGCAACCCGCGCTGAACCTCCCGCCCGAGCAGGCGCAGGTGCTGGCCGTCATCGCCGCGCCCTCCACCCTGGACGACCTTCAGGCCCGCACGCGCCTGCCGCTGGCAGATGTGCAGACCGCGCTGGTCATGCTGCAACTCGCCGGACTGGTCGAGGAGGTCGGGGGCCGCTGGAGCCGACGCTGA